A section of the Papio anubis isolate 15944 chromosome 16, Panubis1.0, whole genome shotgun sequence genome encodes:
- the LOC103888143 gene encoding protein PET117 homolog, mitochondrial, with protein sequence MSRTSKVVLGLSVLLTAATVAGVHVKQQWDRQRLRDGVIRDIERQIRKKENIRLLGEQIILTEQLEAEREKTLLAKGSQKS encoded by the exons ATGTCGAGGACCTCGAAGGTGGTGTTGGGCCTCTCGGTGCTGCTGACGGCGGCCACAGTGGCCGGCGTACATGTGAAGCAGCAGTGGGACCGGCAG AGGCTTCGTGACGGAGTTATCAGAGACATTGAGAGGCAAATtcggaaaaaagaaaacattcgtCTTTTGGGAGAACAGATTATTTTGACTGAGCAACttgaagcagaaagagagaagacgTTATTGGCAAAAGGATCTCAAAAATCATGA